A window of Pedobacter lusitanus contains these coding sequences:
- a CDS encoding universal stress protein yields MNVRKILIAVDNSTCSEKAAKTGYELAKTFDAEVALVNIIEPMPATINQDLTLAPVFLESFDNSEENSHQLLKEIEDTYANGIKTTYLTVVDTAAHGIIQQSDEWGSDLIVIGTHGKTGLYHFLMGSVAEHVARKSACPVLIIPNKADV; encoded by the coding sequence ATGAACGTCAGAAAGATATTAATCGCGGTAGACAACAGTACCTGCTCAGAAAAAGCAGCAAAAACGGGCTACGAGCTGGCTAAGACCTTTGATGCAGAGGTCGCATTGGTTAATATTATTGAGCCTATGCCGGCAACCATCAATCAGGATCTTACTTTAGCACCTGTTTTTCTGGAAAGTTTTGATAATAGTGAAGAGAACAGCCATCAGCTGCTTAAGGAAATAGAGGATACCTATGCCAATGGTATAAAAACAACTTATTTAACTGTGGTAGATACTGCTGCACATGGTATCATTCAGCAGTCTGATGAGTGGGGATCTGATCTCATTGTGATCGGAACGCATGGTAAAACCGGCCTGTATCACTTTTTAATGGGAAGTGTAGCTGAACATGTGGCCAGGAAATCGGCATGCCCTGTATTGATCATCCCCAATAAGGCAGATGTATAA
- the dnaJ gene encoding molecular chaperone DnaJ — protein MSKRDYYDILGVSKSSSPEEIKKAYRKLAIKFHPDKNPDDHTAEDKFKEAAEAYEILSNPEKKQRYDHYGHAGVGGASAGGGGYGGGGMNMEDIFSQFGDIFGGGGGGGSPFDSFFGGQQRSSGRRVAKGSNLRIKVKLTLEEIAHGAEKKIKVNKQIVCKTCDGSGAKDKSSISTCKTCGGSGSVRRVTNTILGQMQTTSTCPTCNGAGSQITSKCTSCHGEGTVRGEETITINIPAGVSDGMQLSMSGKGNAAPNGGIPGDLIILIEEIPHETLKREGNNIVYDLHLSIIDAALGYSAEVPTIDGKAKIKIEPGTQSGKLLRLKGKGIPEVNSYHRGDQIIHVNIWTPKALSSDERNMLEKLRESPNFKPQPGKNDKSFFEKMKEYFE, from the coding sequence ATGAGTAAGAGAGATTATTACGATATCCTTGGTGTAAGCAAAAGTTCTTCCCCGGAAGAGATTAAAAAAGCCTACAGAAAGCTGGCGATAAAATTTCACCCGGACAAAAATCCGGATGACCATACTGCTGAGGATAAATTTAAGGAAGCTGCTGAAGCTTACGAGATTTTAAGCAACCCGGAGAAAAAACAACGGTATGATCATTATGGTCATGCAGGAGTTGGAGGAGCTTCAGCTGGCGGTGGCGGCTATGGCGGCGGCGGTATGAACATGGAAGATATATTCAGCCAGTTTGGTGATATCTTTGGTGGCGGCGGCGGTGGCGGCAGTCCTTTCGACAGCTTTTTTGGAGGACAGCAACGCAGCAGCGGCAGACGTGTAGCTAAAGGTTCTAACCTTCGTATTAAAGTCAAACTTACCCTTGAAGAAATTGCGCATGGCGCAGAGAAAAAAATAAAGGTTAACAAACAGATAGTTTGTAAAACCTGTGATGGTTCAGGAGCTAAGGATAAATCATCTATCAGTACCTGTAAGACCTGTGGCGGAAGCGGTTCTGTTCGCAGAGTAACCAACACTATTTTAGGACAGATGCAGACTACATCTACCTGTCCTACCTGTAACGGTGCGGGATCACAGATCACTTCTAAATGTACATCATGTCATGGTGAAGGAACTGTCCGTGGTGAAGAAACCATTACAATCAACATCCCTGCGGGTGTGAGTGACGGTATGCAGTTAAGCATGAGCGGAAAAGGTAATGCCGCCCCTAATGGTGGTATACCCGGTGATCTGATCATTCTGATTGAGGAAATCCCTCACGAAACCCTGAAACGTGAAGGTAACAATATCGTTTATGATTTACATTTAAGTATCATTGATGCTGCTTTGGGTTACAGTGCCGAAGTACCAACAATTGATGGTAAAGCCAAAATCAAAATTGAACCGGGTACGCAAAGCGGAAAGTTGTTACGTCTTAAAGGCAAGGGTATTCCTGAAGTGAATTCTTATCACCGTGGTGATCAGATTATCCATGTGAATATCTGGACACCTAAGGCCCTGAGCAGCGATGAACGGAATATGCTGGAGAAACTACGTGAATCTCCGAATTTCAAACCTCAGCCGGGTAAAAATGACAAGAGCTTCTTCGAAAAAATGAAAGAATACTTTGAGTAA
- a CDS encoding nucleotide exchange factor GrpE, which produces MFSKKKTNDTENPITENTAEEQLNNELTDDANADTTTEPVVEISAEEQLKLDNAALNDKYLRLFAEFDNFKRRTQKERVELLQTAGKDVIVSMLAVLDDFDRANKATENATDINAIREGIQLVHTKLKSILAQKGLKEMESINTPFDTDHHEAITKVPAPTEELKGKVIDELEKGYTLNDKVIRFAKVVVGS; this is translated from the coding sequence ATGTTTAGCAAGAAGAAAACAAACGATACGGAAAATCCTATTACGGAAAATACTGCTGAAGAGCAGTTGAACAACGAGCTTACTGACGACGCAAATGCGGATACGACCACAGAACCTGTGGTAGAAATCTCTGCTGAAGAGCAGTTAAAGCTTGATAATGCAGCACTGAACGATAAATATCTTCGTCTTTTTGCTGAATTTGACAACTTCAAAAGACGTACTCAGAAAGAGCGTGTTGAGCTTTTACAGACTGCTGGTAAGGATGTAATTGTTTCCATGCTTGCTGTTCTGGACGATTTTGACCGTGCAAATAAGGCAACTGAAAATGCTACAGATATCAATGCTATCCGCGAAGGTATTCAATTGGTGCACACCAAACTTAAAAGCATTCTGGCTCAGAAAGGCTTAAAAGAAATGGAAAGTATCAATACTCCTTTTGATACAGACCACCACGAAGCAATCACTAAAGTTCCTGCACCAACTGAAGAGTTGAAAGGAAAAGTTATAGATGAATTAGAAAAAGGATACACTTTAAATGACAAAGTTATACGCTTTGCAAAAGTAGTTGTAGGTAGTTAA
- the hisF gene encoding imidazole glycerol phosphate synthase subunit HisF — MLSKRIIPCLDVKDGRTVKGVNFVDLKDAGDPVELAWQYAQQGADELVFLDITATHERRKTMIEMVKSVARQLNIPFTIGGGITEIADAEALLNAGADKISINSAAVKNPQLIADLAKVFGVQFVVVAVDTKFIAGKNWVHLNGGRLMTTLETEHWIKQAEEAGAGEILLTSMDHDGTKQGFDCKLLDSISKMINIPVIASGGAGKTEHFTEVFTTTGVDAALAASVFHFGEIPIPYLKNELKKHNIPVRL; from the coding sequence ATGCTAAGCAAACGTATCATTCCATGTCTGGATGTCAAAGACGGAAGGACAGTAAAAGGCGTTAACTTTGTAGATCTGAAAGATGCTGGTGATCCGGTTGAACTTGCCTGGCAATATGCGCAGCAAGGTGCTGATGAACTGGTGTTCCTGGATATTACAGCTACCCATGAGCGTCGTAAAACGATGATAGAAATGGTTAAGTCTGTAGCCAGGCAGCTGAATATTCCTTTCACCATTGGTGGCGGAATTACAGAGATTGCTGATGCTGAAGCTTTACTGAATGCCGGTGCCGACAAGATCAGCATTAATTCTGCGGCGGTTAAAAATCCGCAGCTGATTGCCGATCTGGCCAAAGTATTCGGTGTGCAGTTTGTGGTTGTCGCTGTAGATACCAAATTTATAGCAGGCAAAAACTGGGTTCATCTGAACGGAGGCAGGCTGATGACAACGCTTGAAACAGAACACTGGATCAAACAGGCAGAAGAAGCAGGTGCCGGAGAAATATTGCTGACCTCCATGGATCATGATGGCACTAAACAAGGCTTCGACTGTAAATTACTGGATAGCATCAGCAAAATGATCAATATTCCTGTAATTGCTTCGGGCGGAGCTGGAAAAACTGAACATTTCACAGAAGTTTTTACAACTACAGGTGTCGATGCAGCCCTGGCCGCATCGGTCTTTCATTTTGGTGAGATTCCTATTCCCTACCTGAAAAACGAATTAAAAAAACACAACATACCAGTAAGGTTATGA
- a CDS encoding ABC transporter permease, producing MNKILLIIQREYLSRVRKKSFIVMTLLTPIVVATFYGLLIYFSIQGASSTNNKIAVVSENKTLTEKLASTKNTSYVYVNKSLAEMKSSLGKDGFDYILYLPEFDLDAPTGIQLLGNKQAGLSMNSKVVDDVENTIRIQKLKASGIAQEDLDKLKSSVNIDNKKIDETGKEEDSSAGATTIIGSAAGILMFMFILIYGIQVMRGVIEEKTSRIIEVMISSVKPFQLMMGKIIGIALVGLTQFVLWIILSASISTVAVKAFVDKKDLQQSTAAVIKAKTGTAVTVDKQVSEDGPIAYVQKSIANLDLTKILLVFLFFFIGGYLFYSALYAAIGSAVDSETETQQFIMPVMMPLTLGYVLSLSVVTNDPYGTIAFWLSMIPFTSPIAMMVRLPYGVPDWQLALSMALLVVGFIGTVWIASRIYRVGILMYGKKTSLKEMIKWFTYKN from the coding sequence ATGAACAAAATTTTACTCATCATACAAAGAGAATATCTAAGCAGGGTCAGAAAAAAATCATTCATTGTAATGACCTTGTTAACCCCAATTGTAGTCGCTACCTTTTATGGTCTGCTAATCTATTTTTCTATACAGGGAGCTTCATCCACAAATAACAAAATCGCAGTTGTCAGTGAGAATAAAACACTGACAGAGAAACTGGCTTCCACGAAAAATACTTCTTACGTTTATGTCAATAAATCACTGGCAGAAATGAAGTCAAGTCTTGGTAAAGATGGTTTCGACTATATTCTCTATCTGCCGGAGTTTGACCTGGATGCACCAACAGGAATACAGCTTCTGGGCAATAAGCAGGCTGGCTTATCCATGAACAGTAAGGTTGTTGACGACGTGGAGAATACCATCAGAATTCAGAAACTTAAAGCCAGCGGAATAGCACAGGAAGACCTGGACAAATTAAAGTCTTCGGTAAACATAGATAACAAAAAAATAGATGAAACCGGGAAAGAAGAGGATTCCAGTGCCGGGGCAACAACTATTATCGGCTCAGCAGCAGGTATTCTGATGTTTATGTTTATCCTGATCTATGGTATTCAGGTAATGCGTGGCGTTATTGAAGAGAAAACAAGCAGAATTATTGAAGTGATGATTTCTTCTGTAAAACCATTTCAACTGATGATGGGTAAGATCATCGGCATTGCTTTGGTAGGACTTACTCAGTTTGTATTATGGATTATCCTGTCTGCATCGATTTCTACAGTAGCGGTTAAAGCATTTGTAGACAAAAAGGATCTGCAGCAAAGTACAGCCGCTGTCATTAAGGCAAAAACAGGCACCGCTGTTACGGTAGATAAACAGGTAAGTGAAGATGGCCCGATTGCTTATGTACAAAAGAGTATAGCTAATCTTGACCTGACCAAAATCTTACTGGTCTTTCTGTTTTTCTTTATTGGCGGCTATTTATTCTATAGTGCGCTTTATGCTGCCATCGGCTCGGCTGTGGACAGTGAAACAGAAACACAGCAGTTTATCATGCCCGTCATGATGCCGCTTACACTTGGTTATGTATTATCATTAAGTGTGGTCACAAATGATCCATATGGCACTATTGCTTTCTGGTTATCCATGATTCCTTTTACTTCTCCTATAGCTATGATGGTAAGGTTGCCTTATGGTGTACCGGACTGGCAACTGGCTTTATCAATGGCGCTGTTAGTGGTTGGATTTATCGGTACGGTATGGATAGCTTCCAGAATATACAGAGTAGGTATATTAATGTATGGTAAGAAAACCAGTCTGAAAGAAATGATCAAATGGTTTACGTATAAGAATTAA
- the hisIE gene encoding bifunctional phosphoribosyl-AMP cyclohydrolase/phosphoribosyl-ATP diphosphatase HisIE: MNIDFEKTDGLVPVIIQDIQTLEVLMLGYMNQEAWTKTQQEGKVTFYSRSKSRLWTKGEESGNFLYVKETHIDCDRDTILIKVTPVGPTCHTGSRSCFKTNFSQNFIFELEKIIHDRYDHPTEESYVNKLRKKGLNKIAQKVGEEGVETVIAALNETDVDFVNESSDLIFHLLVLLREKGKTLADIGVNLESRHR, encoded by the coding sequence ATGAATATAGATTTTGAGAAAACCGATGGACTGGTTCCTGTAATCATTCAGGATATACAGACATTGGAAGTGTTAATGCTGGGTTATATGAACCAGGAAGCCTGGACAAAAACACAGCAGGAAGGAAAAGTAACTTTCTATTCCCGTTCTAAAAGCCGTTTATGGACTAAAGGGGAAGAAAGTGGCAACTTTTTATATGTCAAAGAGACGCATATCGACTGTGACAGGGACACGATACTGATTAAGGTTACTCCTGTCGGACCAACTTGTCATACTGGCAGCAGAAGCTGTTTTAAAACTAATTTCAGTCAGAACTTTATCTTCGAACTGGAAAAAATAATTCATGACAGATATGATCATCCTACTGAAGAATCATATGTCAATAAACTGCGTAAAAAAGGATTAAACAAGATCGCACAGAAAGTTGGCGAAGAAGGTGTTGAAACTGTGATTGCTGCGCTGAATGAAACTGATGTTGATTTTGTCAATGAGAGTTCTGACTTGATTTTCCACTTATTGGTTTTATTGAGAGAAAAAGGTAAAACACTGGCGGACATAGGGGTAAACCTGGAAAGCAGACATCGTTAA
- a CDS encoding 4Fe-4S dicluster domain-containing protein → MAIKITDECINCGACEPECPNNAIYDAGTAWRFSDGTNLNGIIDFGNQEVDAEAAQEAVSDEVYYIVSDKCTECKGFHDEPQCAAVCPVDCCVDDEDIRETEEELLKKKAWLHQEN, encoded by the coding sequence ATGGCTATTAAAATAACAGACGAATGTATTAATTGCGGAGCATGTGAGCCTGAATGCCCAAATAATGCAATTTATGACGCAGGTACAGCCTGGAGATTTTCTGATGGAACCAACTTAAATGGTATCATTGATTTTGGTAATCAGGAAGTAGATGCTGAAGCAGCACAGGAAGCAGTTTCTGATGAGGTATATTATATCGTTTCAGATAAGTGTACAGAATGTAAAGGTTTTCATGACGAACCTCAGTGTGCGGCAGTGTGCCCGGTAGATTGTTGTGTGGATGATGAAGATATCCGTGAAACCGAAGAAGAATTATTAAAGAAAAAGGCCTGGTTACATCAGGAAAACTAG
- a CDS encoding WD40 repeat domain-containing protein produces MLKHLRSLSGHQNPVYALTGSAQAGIFFTGGNDKGVVEWSLSKMSFIKVLMPVKTSVYSLHQYNDLLFVGQRSGELSIFDLSKQAVTANFQAHEKPVFDIAVIPEKQEFLTAGEDGTVGVWSLTDLSLLYRIRVSADTVRAIALSPDHRQAAFGCKDGNIRIYQLTDYSLLHILEQHTLPVTSVQYSPDGKYLISGGRDAQLNFWSTPDYQLQHTIPAHLFSVYGIAFHPTLPYFATVSQDKSIKLWGSDDLKLYKILSIEKNTHGHTHSINKLIWSEDGKYLITTGDDKLVMVWEWDL; encoded by the coding sequence ATGCTGAAACATTTAAGATCGCTTAGTGGTCATCAGAATCCTGTTTATGCCTTAACGGGCTCTGCTCAGGCAGGGATTTTTTTTACCGGTGGAAATGATAAAGGTGTAGTGGAGTGGTCATTGTCAAAAATGTCATTTATCAAGGTGCTGATGCCTGTAAAAACTTCTGTTTACAGTCTTCATCAGTATAATGACCTGCTTTTTGTAGGTCAGAGAAGTGGTGAACTGAGCATATTTGACCTCAGTAAACAGGCTGTAACTGCTAACTTTCAGGCACATGAAAAACCTGTATTTGACATCGCTGTGATCCCTGAAAAACAGGAGTTTTTAACTGCTGGTGAAGACGGGACTGTTGGGGTATGGTCTTTAACAGATCTGTCTCTGCTGTACCGGATCCGGGTTTCTGCTGATACAGTAAGAGCCATTGCACTTAGTCCTGATCATCGGCAGGCTGCCTTTGGCTGCAAGGACGGCAACATACGTATTTATCAGCTGACGGACTATAGTCTGCTGCATATCCTGGAACAGCATACTTTACCGGTTACTTCTGTTCAATATTCGCCGGATGGCAAATATCTGATTTCAGGGGGAAGAGATGCACAGCTGAATTTCTGGTCAACACCGGATTATCAGCTTCAGCACACTATTCCGGCTCACCTGTTCAGTGTTTATGGTATTGCTTTTCATCCTACCCTGCCTTATTTTGCCACGGTAAGCCAGGATAAGAGTATCAAACTATGGGGCAGTGATGATCTGAAACTCTATAAAATTCTGAGCATAGAAAAAAACACGCACGGGCATACCCATTCCATTAATAAACTGATCTGGAGCGAAGATGGTAAATACTTAATTACCACAGGTGACGACAAACTGGTTATGGTGTGGGAATGGGACCTGTAA
- a CDS encoding acyl-CoA reductase, whose translation MSILTAEKLIIAFHKLSDFLNHPSDEFNHTINSAPNHNAWFTHAEVRRSLSSLQEMLNLSDLEKWFEQITISQHPKKVGLILAGNIPLVGFHDILSVLATGNIAVIKLSSSDNQLLPALLKQLITVEPLLAERIVYAERLKDFDAIIATGSNNTSRYFDYYFGKVPNIIRKNRNSIAILTGNESTQDISLLGHDIFDYFGLGCRNVSKVYLPEDYEIKNLFEPLEQYQDIINHFKYNNNYDYNKSIYLVNSVQHFDNGFLLLKEDEGLSSPLAVLYFEKYKTLDQLTEKLIAMQSDIQCVVTDAAIKLDTASVTFGQSQHPRLWDYADNVNTIDFLNSL comes from the coding sequence ATGTCAATCCTTACCGCTGAAAAGTTAATTATTGCATTCCATAAACTAAGTGATTTCTTAAATCACCCCAGCGATGAATTTAATCATACAATCAATTCTGCACCTAATCATAATGCATGGTTTACTCATGCCGAGGTCAGAAGATCTTTATCTTCATTACAGGAAATGCTTAATTTAAGTGACCTGGAAAAATGGTTTGAACAAATTACGATCAGCCAGCACCCTAAAAAGGTAGGTCTGATTCTGGCAGGAAACATTCCGCTGGTGGGTTTCCACGACATTTTATCTGTTCTGGCTACAGGAAACATTGCTGTGATCAAACTCTCATCTTCTGATAATCAGTTATTACCTGCACTGCTTAAACAACTCATAACAGTTGAACCTCTTTTAGCAGAGCGTATTGTTTATGCAGAAAGATTAAAGGATTTTGACGCCATCATTGCAACTGGAAGTAATAATACATCCAGATACTTTGATTATTATTTTGGCAAGGTGCCGAATATCATCAGAAAAAACAGAAACAGTATTGCGATATTAACGGGTAATGAAAGTACCCAGGATATCAGCCTGCTGGGTCATGATATCTTTGATTATTTTGGACTGGGCTGCAGAAACGTTTCTAAAGTCTATCTGCCTGAAGATTATGAGATCAAAAACCTTTTTGAACCGCTGGAGCAATATCAGGACATCATCAACCATTTCAAATACAATAACAACTACGATTACAACAAGTCCATTTACCTGGTCAATAGTGTTCAGCATTTTGATAATGGCTTTTTATTGTTAAAAGAGGATGAAGGACTCTCTTCTCCCCTGGCTGTTTTATACTTCGAAAAATACAAAACACTGGATCAGCTGACAGAAAAACTGATAGCCATGCAGTCTGATATCCAGTGTGTGGTTACTGATGCAGCTATTAAACTGGATACAGCTAGTGTAACTTTCGGCCAGAGCCAGCATCCCCGCTTATGGGATTATGCAGATAATGTCAATACGATTGATTTCTTAAATTCTTTATAG
- a CDS encoding ABC transporter ATP-binding protein: MLNVNNIVKQYATHLALDNVSLSVEQGKIFGLLGPNGAGKTSLIRIITQITAPDSGEVIFNGQRLNASHIARIGYLPEERGLYKKMEIGEQVMYLAKLKGMSTAEATKRVKFWFEKLEMGSWWNKKVEDLSKGMQQKVQFVATVLHEPELIILDEPFSGFDPVNADIIKNEILELNKQGATFIFSTHRMESVEELCDSIALIHHSKKILDGSVSDIKEKYRNNTYWVEYDGEFNPELATGIFDILQKDVLKGKTTLKVQIIEGKTANQLLSVLLPVVNIHRLDEVIPTMNDIFIDQVKQKN, from the coding sequence ATGCTTAACGTAAATAATATTGTTAAACAATATGCTACGCATCTTGCTCTGGACAATGTAAGTCTGAGTGTAGAACAAGGCAAGATATTCGGCTTACTGGGACCCAACGGTGCCGGTAAAACATCCCTGATCAGAATTATCACCCAGATTACTGCGCCGGATAGTGGCGAGGTTATCTTTAACGGCCAGCGTTTAAATGCTTCTCACATTGCCCGGATCGGATATCTTCCTGAAGAACGTGGTCTGTACAAAAAGATGGAGATTGGTGAACAGGTAATGTACCTGGCCAAACTGAAAGGGATGAGTACTGCCGAGGCTACAAAAAGAGTTAAGTTCTGGTTCGAAAAACTGGAGATGGGCAGCTGGTGGAACAAAAAAGTAGAGGATCTGAGTAAAGGTATGCAGCAAAAAGTTCAGTTTGTGGCTACAGTTTTACATGAACCTGAACTGATCATTCTGGATGAGCCATTTTCTGGCTTTGACCCTGTAAATGCTGATATTATAAAAAACGAAATCCTGGAACTGAATAAACAGGGTGCCACTTTCATTTTCTCTACGCACCGTATGGAATCTGTAGAGGAGTTATGTGACAGCATTGCGCTGATTCATCATTCTAAAAAAATACTGGACGGTTCTGTCTCTGACATCAAAGAGAAATACAGAAACAATACTTACTGGGTAGAATATGACGGTGAGTTTAATCCTGAACTTGCAACCGGTATCTTTGATATCCTGCAAAAAGATGTACTGAAAGGGAAAACTACGCTTAAGGTACAGATCATAGAAGGGAAGACAGCTAACCAGCTTCTGTCTGTATTACTGCCGGTGGTGAACATTCATCGTCTGGATGAAGTAATCCCTACTATGAATGACATTTTTATTGACCAGGTTAAACAAAAAAACTAG
- a CDS encoding C40 family peptidase, which yields MEQLFAVCRVSVAPLRAEPSDRAEITTQLLFGDQVEVLEKAEPWWRIRNTYDGYEGWIDFKQLAEITAAAWQQYQEHNALVPLGISNKVISADGSAYYLAASGNLPGYKDGFCELGKEKFEVCFEPVKVPAQVSAADLAASALFFQNAPYLWGGRTLFGIDCSGYVQAVFKLSGIPLKRDASQQAEQGHTVNFLPEAQTGDLAFFDNAEGKIIHVGMMLDAGRIIHASGKVRIDPIDDQGIYNPELGRYSHKLRIIKRFTGPIPTP from the coding sequence ATGGAACAACTATTCGCAGTTTGCAGAGTCTCGGTAGCTCCCTTAAGAGCTGAACCTTCCGATAGAGCAGAAATTACCACGCAGTTATTATTTGGAGATCAGGTAGAAGTGCTTGAAAAAGCAGAACCCTGGTGGCGCATACGTAATACATATGACGGATATGAAGGCTGGATAGATTTTAAGCAATTGGCTGAAATTACTGCAGCAGCCTGGCAGCAGTATCAGGAACATAACGCACTGGTACCTTTAGGGATTAGTAATAAAGTGATTTCGGCTGATGGAAGTGCTTATTATTTAGCTGCTTCAGGTAATCTTCCCGGCTATAAAGATGGCTTTTGTGAACTGGGTAAAGAAAAATTTGAGGTATGCTTTGAACCGGTGAAGGTACCTGCACAGGTTTCAGCAGCCGATCTGGCAGCATCAGCCTTGTTTTTTCAGAATGCACCTTATTTATGGGGAGGCCGTACTTTATTTGGTATTGACTGTTCAGGCTATGTACAGGCTGTTTTTAAACTGAGTGGAATACCATTGAAAAGAGATGCCTCACAACAGGCAGAACAGGGGCATACAGTTAATTTCCTGCCCGAAGCGCAGACAGGAGATCTGGCCTTTTTTGATAATGCAGAAGGGAAAATCATTCATGTCGGTATGATGCTGGATGCAGGCCGTATCATTCATGCTTCAGGAAAAGTAAGGATTGATCCGATTGATGATCAGGGGATATATAATCCTGAACTCGGACGATACAGCCACAAGCTCAGGATTATTAAAAGGTTTACAGGTCCCATTCCCACACCATAA
- a CDS encoding DUF72 domain-containing protein, producing the protein MEENQSTDWRIGCSGYYYKEWKEIFYPAGLAQKQWFSYYCSYFNTIEINSSFYKQPSQKSLTAWYESSPPDFLFSIKAPRTITHDHKFTASEELIADFYQVIIAGLREKLGCVLFQLPPSFTYSEERLSMLIRNLDPAFNNVVEFRHISWWNNEVIRQFKQNRLTFSGLSYPSPLPDEVIQFNDPVYYRFHGKPVLYKSLYPEQEIAAFAKSILPVNKQVFVYFNNTWGTAALINAKQLIKLTNSADQ; encoded by the coding sequence ATGGAAGAAAATCAATCAACAGACTGGCGGATCGGCTGCTCGGGTTATTATTACAAAGAATGGAAAGAAATCTTCTATCCTGCCGGGCTGGCACAGAAACAATGGTTCAGTTATTACTGCAGCTATTTCAACACGATAGAAATCAACTCTTCTTTTTACAAACAACCTTCACAGAAAAGTTTGACTGCCTGGTATGAAAGCAGTCCGCCTGATTTCCTTTTCAGTATCAAAGCTCCCCGGACAATTACCCATGACCATAAATTTACAGCGTCTGAAGAGCTGATTGCTGATTTTTACCAGGTCATCATTGCCGGCCTCAGAGAAAAACTGGGGTGTGTATTATTTCAGCTTCCCCCCTCTTTTACCTATAGTGAGGAAAGACTCTCCATGCTGATCAGAAATTTAGATCCGGCATTTAACAATGTCGTCGAATTCAGACATATCAGCTGGTGGAATAATGAGGTAATCAGGCAATTCAAACAAAACCGCCTGACATTTAGCGGACTAAGTTATCCATCGCCCCTGCCCGATGAGGTGATTCAATTTAATGATCCTGTCTACTATCGCTTTCACGGTAAACCGGTACTGTATAAATCTCTTTATCCGGAACAGGAAATTGCGGCATTCGCTAAATCTATATTACCAGTAAACAAACAAGTATTCGTATATTTCAACAATACCTGGGGGACTGCAGCATTAATTAATGCGAAACAATTAATTAAGCTGACGAATTCCGCAGACCAATAG
- a CDS encoding cell division ATP-binding protein FtsE has product MAGNAVINLKNVDVFQQKHLVLSNVNLNIDKGEFVFLIGQTGSGKSSLLKIIYGELHIGNGEGEIAGFDLKKLAERDVPYLRRKLGIVFQDFQLLTDRTIEQNLNFVLKATGWKDKKLIEERIKDVLEKVGLRSKIRKMPHELSGGEQQRVVIARSLLNNPDIILADEPTGNLDPETSEEIVLLLKQISQSGTAVLMATHDYHIIRTLPSRIIKCEAGIVHEDATIN; this is encoded by the coding sequence ATGGCAGGAAACGCAGTTATAAATTTAAAGAACGTAGATGTATTTCAACAAAAACACCTTGTACTCTCTAATGTTAATCTTAACATAGATAAAGGTGAATTCGTATTTCTGATCGGACAAACCGGATCAGGAAAAAGTAGTTTATTGAAAATCATTTATGGTGAACTTCATATCGGTAACGGTGAGGGGGAAATTGCAGGTTTCGATCTTAAAAAACTGGCAGAAAGAGATGTCCCCTATCTGCGCAGAAAATTAGGAATCGTATTCCAGGATTTCCAGCTACTGACAGACCGTACTATCGAACAAAATCTTAATTTCGTTTTAAAGGCTACGGGCTGGAAAGACAAAAAACTGATCGAGGAACGGATTAAAGACGTACTGGAAAAGGTTGGTCTGCGTTCAAAAATAAGAAAAATGCCGCATGAACTTTCTGGTGGTGAGCAGCAGCGTGTCGTGATTGCACGTTCCTTATTAAACAACCCGGATATCATTCTTGCGGATGAGCCGACAGGAAACCTTGATCCTGAAACCTCCGAAGAAATTGTATTACTGCTGAAACAAATCAGCCAGAGCGGTACAGCCGTATTAATGGCTACGCATGATTATCATATCATCCGTACGCTTCCTTCACGTATTATTAAATGTGAAGCAGGTATCGTGCACGAAGATGCAACGATAAACTAG